Proteins encoded by one window of Aspergillus puulaauensis MK2 DNA, chromosome 4, nearly complete sequence:
- a CDS encoding histidinol dehydrogenase family protein (COG:E;~EggNog:ENOG410PKZ3;~InterPro:IPR001692,IPR012131,IPR022695,IPR016161;~PFAM:PF00815;~go_function: GO:0004399 - histidinol dehydrogenase activity [Evidence IEA];~go_function: GO:0016491 - oxidoreductase activity [Evidence IEA];~go_function: GO:0016616 - oxidoreductase activity, acting on the CH-OH group of donors, NAD or NADP as acceptor [Evidence IEA];~go_function: GO:0046872 - metal ion binding [Evidence IEA];~go_function: GO:0051287 - NAD binding [Evidence IEA];~go_process: GO:0000105 - histidine biosynthetic process [Evidence IEA];~go_process: GO:0055114 - oxidation-reduction process [Evidence IEA]) has translation MAPRYLKSKAANAGSSTGPQIDVPRIVKGVIDDIRANGDTAVRTYSEKFDQWSPGSFRLSQAEIDAAIAQCPSQVIDDIKEVQGNVRAFAKAQRESIRDFEVESQPGVFLGQKSLPINSVGAYIPGGRYPLLASAHMTILTAKVAGVPNVVACTPPIRGQIPHATIAAMHLAGADSIYLLGGVQAIAAMAVGTPTIPKVDFIAGPGNAFVAEAKRQLFGEIGIDLFAGPTEILIVADGKADPFTVATDILSQAEHGPDSPCVIVTTDERVGREAMRIIRELLKNLPTAELAGTSWESFGEVVVVGSLDEAWAVADSYASEHVQILTERPREALEKMTAYGALFLGDKTCVSYGDKVIGTNHVLPTRNAARYTGGLWVGKFLRTVTYQEVVSEKASAELGRLCGRAARVELFEGHARSGDLRAKKYLGDQYGWIKKYEETPGKL, from the exons atgGCCCCGCGATACCTAAAATCAAAAGCCGCCAATGCCGGCAGCAGCACAGGCCCCCAAATCGACGTCCCTCGCATCGTCAAGGGCGTCATCGACGACATCCGCGCAAACGGCGACACAGCGGTGCGCACGTACAGCGAGAAATTCGACCAGTGGTCTCCCGGCTCGTTCAGGCTGTCGCAGGCGGAGATCGATGCCGCGATCGCGCAGTGTCCAAGCCAGGTcattgatgatatcaagGAGGTGCAGGGGAATGTGCGGGCTTTTGCAAAGGCGCAGAGGGAGTCGATTAGGGATTTTGAGGTTGAGAGTCAGCCG GGTGTATTCCTCGGACAAAAGTCTCTTCCTATTAACTCTGTCGGCGC GTACATCCCCGGAGGCCGATACCCGCTGCTCGCCTCCGCACACATGACAATCCTAACCGCCAAAGTCGCCGGCGTGCCCAACGTCGTCGCCTGCACGCCCCCAATCCGCGGGCAGATCCCACACGCCACAATCGCCGCCATGCACCTCGCCGGCGCAGACTCCATCTACCTGCTCGGCGGGGTCCAAGCCATCGCCGCAATGGCTGTGGGCACGCCCACGATCCCCAAAGTCGACTTCATCGCGGGGCCGGGCAATGCCTTCGTCGCGGAAGCAAAGAGGCAACTCTTCGGCGAGATCGGGATCGATCTGTTCGCGGGCCCGACGGAGATTCTTATTGTTGCGGATGGCAAGGCGGATCCGTTTACGGTTGCGACGGATATCCTGTCGCAGGCGGAGCATGGGCCGGATTCGCCGTGTGTGATTGTGACGACGGATGAGAGGgtggggagggaggcgatGAGGATTATTAGGGAGTTGTTGAAAAATCTGCCGACGGCGGAGTTGGCGGGCACGTCGTGGGAGAGCTTTGgcgaggtggttgttgttgggtcgTTGGATGAGGCGTGGGCTGTTGCTGATAGCTATGCGAGTGAGCATGTGCAGATTCTGACGGAGAGGCCGCgcgaggcgttggagaagatgacGGCTTATGGGGCGTTGTTTTTGGGTGACAAGACGTGTGTTTCGTATGGGGATAAG GTCATTGGGACGAACCATGTGCTTCCAACGAGGAATGCTGCGCGGTATACCGGCGGTCTCTGGGTTGGGAAGTTCCTGCGGACTGTGACGTACCAGGAAGTCGTCAGCGAGAAAGCTAGTGCTGAACTGGGCAGACTGTGCGGACGAGCAGCACGGGTAGAACTCTTCGAGGGCCACGCGCGGTCTGGGGACCTCCGGGCGAAGAAGTATCTGGGAGACCAGTATGGCTGGATCAAGAAGTATGAGGAAACTCCCGGAAAGCTTTAA